GGTTGGACATCCTCTAGAAAGCAAAAACCCCGCGAGCGGGCTCGCGGGGTCTGATGCCGACCGGCCTTGGGGTGATCATGCCGGCAACGGGACACCCAACGGTGCTCGTGGCGAAAGGTTCCGGCATCCGAAAATAGAAAGCCCCGCAGGCTGGATGCGGGCTTTCCCAGTTGACGGACTGGGGATCTCTCAGGGCGTGAGCCGTCAACTGTTGGGGACCAAACTTAAGGTTGAATTTGTAAAATGCAACAGCGCCGCGTAGACGGAATATCCTCGTCCCACAGCGCTGCGCCAAACGCTGGGCCCTGAAATCCCCCAGCGCAATTGTGTCTTCGCACGGCGCGAAAGGTTCAAAGGAAAGACCGGGCGAGCGGACGTCGTTGCCCGCTTGCGACCTCACACCTTGATGTCGAGCATGGCCTCGACGGCGTCGCGGTCGGCCTTGTTCTTGGCCGCGAAGACGTCAAGCACATCGGCGCTGATGATACGCGGCTGCTCCTTCGCCGTCTGATCGACGACGAGCTGCACCCTGGCGTGTGTCACTTCGGCAGGTACGGGGTAAATGAGCATGGCTCGCTCCCTCCGGCGGTCGAACCTTGTCAGGGCTTTCTTAACGGATTCTTGACGTCCGGTTCCGCGCTTTCGGCCCGAATCGGCGGCCGGACGGTATCGGCGTGCTCGTGCGCCGCCCGGCTTGGCGTCATACTGCGGACTTTCGCGACCAGACGACGCGATCGGTGCGGAACGGGCCCTATTCGATCCATATCCATATGACCGACGGCGTGCGTGGCCGTGATAGCGGCATCCTGAACCTGCGGGACGGTCTTCTGATCGGCGGGGGGCCGTATTTCTGGTCAATCGGTCCCTACAGGGCCGGCGAGGGCACCTGGAAGGGACACCTCAGGACCAACCAGCATTCGACGTTTTCTGATCCGTTCACCCGGCTGCTGTTCGCCGGGCAGGAGGTGACGAGCGGCTTCTCCGGCACTTTCAGCGGCGACCGGGCAGAGGTGTTCGGGCCGGTGCCGGTTGGAATCCGCAGCCTGAGCTTCCAGGCGACCCCGAAGCACCTGGCGGACGTTTGATCGGGCTGGCTGTGGACGAGTGCGCAGCAAGAGCCGGGGTCCGTTGAGGAAACGGGCCCTGCGCCCCTGTGAATTTGCTGCGGACAAGCGTGGGATATGTTGTGGATTCCACGGCAGGCCGGCGCTGCAGGGCATATCGCCCGCGGCGCCGTATCGGACCACCGCTAACCCTACCGAGTTAGGTTAAGAGTGGCATGGCGTTGCCACCACCTGCGATTGCAGTTGAGATGGCTGCAGGTGACAGCCATGATGCCATCGTTCCATAGCGCTGATCGACCGACCCACCGGCGCGTGATGATGGTGGGCTTGCTCTTCTGTTCCGTCTTTGTGGTGATCAGCTTCTGGCTTAGGCCGCAGCCCGAGAGCGGCAAGGTGCTCGCGAAGGCGGACCGGCTCGTCCGGACGGCGGGAGAGGCGCGCAAGGCAAATTGAGGCTGCCAACGGAGAGGTCCGGCGGTCAGTCTGGCAGCTTCCCGTTCGGATGCTTGTGATACATCGCAATGCCGATGAAGCCGGCAAAGGCCATCACGTTCAGCAGCAGTTCCATCCACGCCGGCATCGATGCCAACCTCGCTCACATCAGAGCTAATCACTGAGGTTGTGTTTTTGTTCCGGCGCTAACCGATGGTAGCTTTGCGCTATCGCATGGCTGGGGTACCGGAACAGACTTTTGCAGCAACCATCCCCGTCCGGCCGCGTTGGTGCACATCACCACGTGAGGAGGTTGCGCATGAAAAAGACATTGGCAGTTCTGGCGACCGTTGCGACGGTTGGCGCAACGATGGTCACCGCGCCGGCGCAGGCGCGCGGCATCGGTCCCGGCCTGGCTTTCGGTCTGGCCGCCGGTGCACTCGCGGCAGGCGCGGCCGGCGCGTACTACGGCCCACGCTATTATGGGCCCGGCTACGGTTATTACGGCCCGCGTTACGGTTACTACGACGACGGTTACGCCTACTATCGCCCGTATTACCGGCACCACTACTATCGCCATTATTGGTAACGGCGGCGAGCCCGGAGCACATCGCTCCGGGCTTTCTCAATTGCGCGTCACGACGTGATCGCGGGCGAACGATCGTATCGTCGCGGTGGTCGGCGCGGCATCAGGCGCTCCTGCGCTGAAATCCACTCCAGACATTGCCGAGCGTGTTGTCGTAATACTCCTGGCGGTCGCGCTCGAACCTCTGCTGCGTCGCCCTGAAGCTGGCAACGCGTGCGACGATCTCCTCGCGCTCGCGCGCGGCACTGTCTTCCCGATCGGTCATTGCCCATCCTCGTCGTATTGGTCCTATCCCACGCGCATTGGCATCATTGAATTGGGCGTCAATGCGGAGCAGGCAGTGCAGGAATGTGATGATGCTGGGGCGGAAGCGACCGCGCCGGTGCCATCGCCCTCGAGCTCGCAATCGGTCAAGCCGTGCTATAATCGCGGCCGCCAACCGGAATATTTCCAGTGATCGCAAAAGACTCGATTGCAAAAGACTTGCGCAGCGGCGTCGAGCGGCTTGGCGACATGATCGCCGAGGCATCGTCGATCGTCCCCTTCACCGGTGCGGGTATCTCCACCGAGTGCGGCATTCCAGACTTCCGCTCGCCCGGCGGGCTGTGGACGCGCAACCGGCCGATCCCGTTCGACGAGTTCGTCGCCAGTCAGGAGGCGCGCGACGAGTCATGGCGGCGCCGCTTTGCGATGGAGCCGACATTTGCGGCAGCCAAGCCCGGGCGCGGGCATCGTGCGCTCGCCTCGCTGTACCGGGCAGGCAAGATTCCCGGCATCATCACCCAGAACATCGACAATCTGCACCAGGCGTCGGGCTTCAAGGCCGATGACGTCATCGAGCTGCACGGCAACACCACCTACGCCCGCTGCATCGGTTGCGGCAAAGCCTACGAGCTCTCGTGGGTGAAACTGCACTTCGACAAGACTGGCGCTGCACCCGACTGCTCCGAGTGCGGCGATCCGGTGAAGACCGCGACGATCTCGTTCGGACAGTCGATGCCGGAGGATGCGATGCGCCGCGCGGCGGAACTCGCCAGGGATTGCGACCTGTTGCTGGCGATCGGGTCGTCGCTGGTGGTGTGGCCCGCCGCGGGTTTTCCGATGATGGCCAAGGAGAGCGGCGCTCGGCTCGTGATCATCAACAACGAGCCGACCGATCAGGACGACATCGCCGACCTGGTGATCCGCCACGACATCGGCGACACGCTTGGTCCTTTCGTAGGCAATTGATGCCCGATTGATTCGCGGCTGTGCAAGCCTGTTCATAGTTCCCGATAGAATCGTTTTTTAGCTATGCCCCGCAAGCGGGAGTGTTATCTTTTGGTTGAGAGATTCGCGCAGCGTCCAAACGAGTTGGTGATGGAGAGCAGCGTGTACAGGGTGCGCCGCAATGTCGGCGCTCCGCATTTGATGTGTGGGGTCCGGGGTCATGGGGTCGGACGGATTTGAGTCCAAGAAGCTCGGCGGACCGCCGATCGGCGGAGTTGGGCAAAGCAGGATTGGACAGGGCGAGTTCGGCAGCGCGCCGCGCGATCCGGCGATGGATGCCTTCTCCGGTCTCGGCGATGTGGCGGCCAACCTCGTCGAAGTCTCCGGCGTCATCAAATGGTTCGACGCTTCGAAGGGATACGGCTTCATCGTCCCTGACAATGGCTGGCCGGACATCCTGCTGCATGTGACGGTGCTCCGGCGCGACGGCCATCAGACCGCCTACGAGGGCGCGCGCCTCGTCGTCGAATGCGTGCAGCGTGCGAAGGGCTATCAGGCCTTCCGCATCGTCTCGATGGACGAGTCGACCGCGATTCATCCGGCGCAGATGCTGCCGCCGCGGACCCACGTCACGGTGACCGCGACCAGCGGGCTCGAGCGCGCGCAGGTCAAGTGGTTCAACCGGCTGCGCGGCTTCGGCTTCGTGACCTGCGGCGAGGGCACGCCGGACATCTTCGTGCACATGGAAACGCTGCGCCGCTTCGGCATGACCGAGCTGCGTCCCGGCCAGTATGTGCTGGTGCGGTTCGGGCCCGGCTCCAAGGGCATGATGGCCGCCGAGATCCATCCGGAGACCGGCCCGTCGGCGCTGTCGTCGCACTGAGCATGATCCGGACCCGGAGGGCCGCGTTAGCGCAAAGTGCGAAGCGGTTTTCCGAACAGATCATGCTCAAACAAGACCTCCGGTTGTCGTCCTGACGGAAACGTGAGGCGCCGGCGAGCCTCCAGGGCTCTGGCATTTGCCGCAATCATCGGGTTAGGGTCCGCCGGAAAAATCTTCCCCGGTGTGAGTATTTGTCGATGAATTTCGATCGCATGGTTGGGCGGCTTCGCCCGTGGCTGGTGGCCTCCCTCGTCATGATGTTCGGCGCGCTGGCGCCGGCCGCGCAGGCTGCCAGCGTCCAGCCGCTCGAAATCGTCACCAAATCAGGGGTGCACGTCTTCTCCGTCGAAATGGCGACCACCGAGCAGGAGAAGGAGACCGGCCTGATGTACCGGAAGGAACTCGCGGACGGCAAAGGCATGCTGTTCGACTTCACTCCGGAACAGGAAGTGTCGATGTGGATGAAGAACACCTACATCTCGCTCGACATGATCTTCATCCGGGCCGACGGGCGCATCCTGCGGATCGCCGAGAATACCGAGCCGATGTCGACCAAGATCATTTCGTCGCGCGGGCTCGCCAGGGGCGTCCTCGAGGTGATTGCCGGCACGGCACAGAAATACGGCATCCAGCCCGGCGACCGGGTCGGCCATCCGCTGTTTGCCGGCCACTAAAGCGTTTTCAAGCGAGGTGGATACCGGTTCGCGTGAAGAAAACGCGTCAAAACAAGAATCCAGAGCCCCGTTCCGATTCAATCGGAACGGAATAGGCTCAAGGTTCTTCGAGGCGATTCCGGCGCAGAAATGGCTGCCAATTTCGCCGCGGGAAGCCCGGCACCGGTGCCTTGCTGGCGCTGGCTGAAGCGTGTATCCACGGGGCTTCTCGGAAATGTCGGGGTATAGCGCAGCCTGGTAGCGCGGCAGTTTTGGGTACTGCAGGTCGTTGGTTCGAATCCAGCTGCCCCGACCATCCCATCCCATCGCATAGCTTCGTCGAGAGAACCAACCGGGCGGGCCGTAGCCCGGTCGCGCGGAACTGCAACAAACTTCGATCGAGATCGTCTTGCCTGACGCAACAACGCCGCCTGGACGGAATATGTTCGTCCAGACGGCGCCGTCGAATACTGGGCCCTGAAATCCCCAGTGCCCATGGGTCGCCCCGGCGGCAAATAGGTTCAACATTGCGCCGCCTTGCCGCAGCCCAGCCCTGACGTCGTCAGCCGCGATCCCGAGCGGATGTGGCTTGCCGATCACGCGCGCGGGCTGGCAGGTTAGTCCCGCCTGACAAGACCAATCCGTGAGGAGGCACCATGGCGCGCAGACTGATCGATATCTCCGTTCCCCTGCAGAACGACGTTCCGGCCGATCCGCCCGGCAACCACCCGACCATCCAGTACATCGACCATCAGCAGGGGCTGCCGCGCATGCTGCAGTTCTTCGATGGATTGAAGGCTTCGGATCTGCCGGACGGACAGGGCTGGGCCGTCGAGCAGGTCTCGCTCTCGACGCACAACGGCACGCATCTCGATGCGCCCTGGCATTTCCATCCGACCATGAACCGCGGCGAGCGATCATGGACCATCGACGAGGTGCCGCTGGAATGGTGCTTCCAACCAGGGGTGAAGCTCGAC
The window above is part of the Bradyrhizobium sp. PSBB068 genome. Proteins encoded here:
- a CDS encoding DUF192 domain-containing protein; its protein translation is MNFDRMVGRLRPWLVASLVMMFGALAPAAQAASVQPLEIVTKSGVHVFSVEMATTEQEKETGLMYRKELADGKGMLFDFTPEQEVSMWMKNTYISLDMIFIRADGRILRIAENTEPMSTKIISSRGLARGVLEVIAGTAQKYGIQPGDRVGHPLFAGH
- a CDS encoding NAD-dependent deacetylase is translated as MIAEASSIVPFTGAGISTECGIPDFRSPGGLWTRNRPIPFDEFVASQEARDESWRRRFAMEPTFAAAKPGRGHRALASLYRAGKIPGIITQNIDNLHQASGFKADDVIELHGNTTYARCIGCGKAYELSWVKLHFDKTGAAPDCSECGDPVKTATISFGQSMPEDAMRRAAELARDCDLLLAIGSSLVVWPAAGFPMMAKESGARLVIINNEPTDQDDIADLVIRHDIGDTLGPFVGN
- a CDS encoding CspA family cold shock protein, with amino-acid sequence MGSDGFESKKLGGPPIGGVGQSRIGQGEFGSAPRDPAMDAFSGLGDVAANLVEVSGVIKWFDASKGYGFIVPDNGWPDILLHVTVLRRDGHQTAYEGARLVVECVQRAKGYQAFRIVSMDESTAIHPAQMLPPRTHVTVTATSGLERAQVKWFNRLRGFGFVTCGEGTPDIFVHMETLRRFGMTELRPGQYVLVRFGPGSKGMMAAEIHPETGPSALSSH